In Kineococcus sp. NBC_00420, a single genomic region encodes these proteins:
- a CDS encoding ArnT family glycosyltransferase: MTTTTTARGDAGTGPAAPPTGRAHHPHWVRWATIALLAATGVLYLVDLSASGYANSFYAAAVQAGSQSWKAWFFGSIDTQNFITVDKPPASLWVSGIAARVFGFSSWSLLVPQALEGVGAVWLVNAAVRRWHGPVAGLIAGAALALTPAAALIFRFDNPDALLVLLMTLAAYCTVRATERASWKWLAWAGVAIGFAFLTKMLQGFLVLPGLALVYLWAAPTGLGRRVLHLLGAAAAVVVAAGWWVLAVTVWPGEKPYIGGSTDGTVMDLVLGYNGLGRILGSDGNGGGGGGMSGGTPGSSFGGTATWQRLFSSEMGNEISWLLPAALLALVLGLIARGRAPRTDLRRASLIMWGGWLVVSGLTFAYMEGTVHPYYTVALAPAVAALAAGGGQVLWAARTRILARVGLALVLASAGVWAFVLLHRNGTWVWAGWLLMLVTVALATGFVVTPVRMRRLAIVLVLSGTIVGLGGSASYAVATAATAHTGSIPTVGPSGAAAGSGTGGGFGGAGGFAGRPQDGSTGQAPGAATTSSDLVTLLQDAGTTWAAAVSGSQSAASLELASDTAVMAMGGWSDDPTPTLAQFQQYVADGDVHYLVGGGGMGGGRQGGGRDSDVTKIQEWVAANYTALTVGGQTVYDLTQPLSSATTS, encoded by the coding sequence ATGACCACCACCACGACGGCGCGCGGCGACGCGGGCACGGGACCGGCCGCGCCGCCCACGGGGCGAGCCCACCACCCGCACTGGGTCCGCTGGGCGACGATCGCGCTGCTGGCGGCGACGGGCGTCCTCTACCTCGTCGACCTCTCGGCCTCCGGCTACGCGAACAGCTTCTACGCGGCGGCCGTGCAGGCCGGGTCGCAGAGCTGGAAGGCCTGGTTCTTCGGCTCGATCGACACCCAGAACTTCATCACCGTCGACAAACCGCCGGCCTCGCTGTGGGTCAGCGGGATCGCCGCGCGCGTCTTCGGGTTCAGCAGCTGGTCGCTGCTCGTCCCGCAGGCCCTCGAGGGGGTCGGCGCGGTGTGGCTGGTCAACGCCGCGGTCCGCCGCTGGCACGGGCCGGTCGCCGGCCTGATCGCCGGGGCGGCCCTCGCCCTGACCCCCGCGGCCGCGCTGATCTTCCGCTTCGACAACCCCGACGCGCTGCTCGTGCTGCTCATGACCCTCGCGGCCTACTGCACCGTGCGGGCGACGGAGAGGGCGTCGTGGAAGTGGCTGGCCTGGGCCGGGGTCGCGATCGGGTTCGCCTTCCTCACCAAGATGCTGCAGGGCTTCCTCGTCCTGCCCGGTCTGGCGCTGGTCTACCTGTGGGCGGCGCCGACGGGACTCGGCAGGCGCGTCCTGCACCTGCTCGGTGCGGCCGCCGCGGTCGTCGTCGCCGCCGGCTGGTGGGTCCTCGCGGTCACCGTCTGGCCGGGGGAGAAGCCCTACATCGGCGGTTCCACCGACGGCACCGTCATGGACCTCGTCCTCGGCTACAACGGCCTCGGGCGCATCCTCGGCTCCGACGGCAACGGCGGGGGCGGCGGCGGGATGTCCGGCGGGACGCCGGGGTCCAGCTTCGGCGGTACCGCGACCTGGCAGCGCCTGTTCTCCTCCGAGATGGGCAACGAGATCTCCTGGCTGCTGCCCGCGGCGCTGCTCGCCCTGGTCCTCGGGCTGATCGCCCGGGGTCGCGCACCGCGCACCGACCTGCGGCGCGCCTCGCTGATCATGTGGGGCGGCTGGCTGGTCGTCTCCGGGCTGACCTTCGCCTACATGGAAGGGACCGTCCACCCGTACTACACGGTGGCGCTGGCCCCGGCCGTCGCGGCGCTCGCCGCCGGTGGCGGGCAGGTCCTCTGGGCCGCTCGGACGCGGATCCTGGCCCGGGTCGGCCTCGCGCTGGTCCTCGCCTCGGCCGGCGTCTGGGCCTTCGTCCTGCTGCACCGCAACGGGACCTGGGTGTGGGCGGGCTGGCTGCTGATGCTGGTGACCGTCGCGCTGGCGACCGGGTTCGTCGTGACCCCGGTGCGGATGCGCAGGCTCGCGATCGTCCTGGTGCTCTCGGGCACGATCGTCGGCCTGGGCGGGTCGGCGTCCTACGCGGTGGCCACCGCGGCCACCGCGCACACCGGGTCCATCCCCACCGTCGGACCGTCGGGCGCTGCGGCCGGCAGCGGCACGGGCGGGGGATTCGGCGGGGCCGGCGGGTTCGCGGGGCGGCCCCAGGACGGCAGCACGGGCCAGGCGCCGGGTGCGGCGACCACCAGCAGTGACCTCGTGACCCTCCTGCAGGACGCGGGCACGACCTGGGCGGCGGCGGTGTCCGGATCGCAGTCGGCGGCCTCGCTCGAACTGGCCAGCGACACCGCCGTCATGGCGATGGGCGGCTGGAGCGACGACCCGACCCCGACGCTCGCGCAGTTCCAGCAGTACGTCGCCGACGGCGACGTCCACTACCTGGTCGGTGGTGGCGGGATGGGTGGCGGCAGGCAGGGCGGCGGCAGGGACTCCGACGTCACGAAGATCCAGGAGTGGGTCGCGGCGAACTACACCGCGCTGACCGTGGGCGGGCAGACCGTCTACGACCTCACACAGCCGCTCAGCTCGGCCACCACCAGCTGA